A single Clostridium sp. AN503 DNA region contains:
- a CDS encoding polyprenyl synthetase family protein has translation MTKSYFMDQIMSECPGSFLGEFNTYWHNSLNELTDLVDDPAQLTSGNHLRPLLLAWGYCMAAPCNEDPDFNYILDVACAVEAIHKASIIVDDIIDKDSARRGIPAFHITNGTDKAIVSAVYLLAFSAEKLKNAKANVDLDTLFSIYADTIKNMSLGALREENASHNQSDLLSIRQIIDMETSILIKNSFYIGYLYGMQKQELAQSDKTKQLVLNIGDKCGYIFQILNDMEPFWGINKNKLYKGNTNLDITKSRKNIAMAYLFEKLSLKDRERLITAIDNQDFDTIMSLLDSHHIAECILTEVQTLRTCVYQWLEEITSLLHNKAWADDFQIFFNMLISICMKRFDFVITEAGIL, from the coding sequence ATGACGAAATCTTATTTCATGGACCAGATTATGAGTGAATGCCCGGGCAGTTTTCTTGGAGAATTCAATACCTATTGGCATAATAGTTTAAACGAACTTACAGACCTGGTCGACGATCCGGCTCAGTTGACAAGCGGAAACCATCTGCGGCCGCTTTTGCTGGCATGGGGGTATTGCATGGCTGCTCCATGTAATGAAGATCCAGACTTTAACTACATATTGGATGTGGCTTGTGCTGTGGAAGCTATCCATAAAGCGTCCATCATTGTAGATGATATCATAGATAAGGATAGCGCCCGGCGGGGAATACCGGCCTTTCATATTACGAACGGTACCGACAAAGCCATTGTAAGCGCTGTATATTTATTAGCATTTTCAGCTGAGAAACTTAAAAATGCTAAGGCAAATGTGGACTTAGATACCCTGTTCAGCATTTATGCAGATACCATTAAAAATATGTCACTCGGTGCTTTAAGAGAAGAAAATGCCAGTCACAATCAGTCTGATTTGTTGAGTATACGTCAGATCATTGATATGGAAACCTCCATATTGATCAAAAACAGTTTCTATATTGGTTATTTATATGGTATGCAGAAACAGGAACTGGCACAATCTGATAAAACAAAACAATTAGTGCTTAATATCGGTGACAAATGCGGTTACATCTTTCAGATATTAAATGATATGGAGCCATTCTGGGGTATCAATAAAAATAAACTTTACAAAGGCAATACCAATCTGGATATAACTAAATCCAGGAAAAACATTGCGATGGCATACTTATTTGAAAAGCTTTCCCTTAAAGATCGGGAAAGGCTGATTACCGCAATTGACAATCAGGATTTTGATACAATCATGTCTCTTTTGGATTCACACCATATTGCAGAATGCATTTTGACAGAAGTACAGACTCTGCGCACCTGCGTATACCAATGGCTTGAGGAAATAACCTCACTTTTACATAATAAAGCCTGGGCTGATGATTTCCAGATTTTTTTCAATATGCTCATTTCAATATGTATGAAACGGTTTGATTTTGTAATTACAGAAGCGGGTATATTGTAA
- a CDS encoding tyrosine-type recombinase/integrase has translation MFCEQVSTYLAYCKLQKNLDGKTLSAYRIDLRQFEIYLREKGYSLEINTISRIVVTEYIVELHKRYKPRSAKRKIASLKAFFCYLEYEEIIDSNPFDRVKTHYKEPELLPRTISVPDLQRLLSEAYRQKECNDNTDYQRRVFCRDVAVLELLFSTGLRVSELCNLKKCNVNLDQGMMRIYGKGAKERMLYLANQAVLDALRDYYALFGDWIKTGEYVFYNRMGRRLSEQSVRFMIQRYVEAAGLTEHITPHMFRHTFATLLLEEDVDIRYIQQILGHSSITTTQIYTHVAMEKQRCILTNRHPRNRLVIGP, from the coding sequence ATGTTTTGTGAACAAGTTTCGACGTATCTTGCATATTGCAAACTGCAGAAAAATCTGGATGGCAAAACCTTATCGGCGTATCGAATTGATTTAAGGCAGTTTGAGATTTACCTCAGAGAAAAAGGATATTCGCTGGAAATTAACACGATATCGCGCATTGTCGTTACAGAATATATTGTGGAATTGCATAAGCGTTATAAGCCGCGAAGTGCAAAAAGAAAGATAGCCAGTCTGAAAGCATTTTTTTGCTATTTGGAGTATGAAGAAATTATTGACAGCAATCCGTTTGACAGAGTTAAAACTCATTATAAAGAACCGGAATTATTGCCAAGGACAATTTCGGTACCAGATTTACAAAGACTTTTGTCGGAAGCATACCGGCAGAAGGAATGTAATGACAATACAGATTATCAGAGAAGAGTATTTTGTAGAGATGTAGCTGTTTTGGAACTTCTTTTTTCTACAGGCCTGCGGGTTTCAGAGCTATGTAATTTGAAAAAATGCAATGTGAATTTGGACCAGGGAATGATGAGGATATATGGAAAAGGCGCAAAGGAGAGGATGCTTTATCTGGCAAATCAAGCAGTTTTGGATGCATTGAGGGATTATTATGCGTTGTTTGGAGACTGGATCAAAACAGGGGAGTATGTCTTTTATAATCGGATGGGACGGAGGCTGTCGGAGCAGTCGGTCCGCTTTATGATACAGAGATATGTGGAGGCAGCAGGATTGACTGAGCATATAACACCCCATATGTTTCGTCATACGTTCGCCACGTTACTGCTGGAGGAAGATGTGGACATACGTTATATCCAACAGATCCTGGGACATAGTTCGATCACCACAACCCAGATCTATACTCATGTGGCCATGGAAAAGCAGCGGTGTATTTTGACGAACAGGCATCCAAGGAATCGATTGGTGATTGGACCGTGA
- a CDS encoding O-antigen ligase family protein: MAKLAAKKEMDSSQDSFSMTCSSIVSGVISFFMLVLVTVFPLIYDKSYVNILETKYKCFYMSILAMIVVLLVLSIVMLVVDLNEFGGQHAKMLFSAFAPKNWKTTFHVADAAVLIFWVVCLISTLQSEYLFEAFWGNEGRFTGLFLITLYVAAYFIISRFWKLKGWVVQAFLIAGLVVCYIGITDYFQLDILHFRGKIKPSQSTIFTSTIGNINTFTAYVALVMGAATALFTTSKGLLKSIWYYLCMVVAFFAIIMGCSDNAYLAIGALFAFLPFVLFKSKDGVVRYLVVLATFATVIQCIDYINQKFAEMVIGLDSLFKVLVNFGGLEFVVIALWAVTAGVWFACRLISVGGIKLEDLGNVKTSAGLDDERKGGNSGDFGNLLVYIWLGIVIAGALAVCFALYDANALGNSSRYGGLGKYLVFNDQWGTNRGYIWRKSIELYRDFPVIHKLFGYGPDTFGILTTRYIMPEMNAVTGQTFDSAHNEYLQFLVTIGPFGLVGYVVFLAGSVWQMAKGWLKNPYVIGCMMAVLCYAFQALVNLNLPIATPLMWLLLAAGVGAARSVAQKAM, translated from the coding sequence ATGGCAAAACTTGCAGCAAAGAAGGAGATGGACAGCAGTCAAGACAGTTTTTCGATGACATGCTCATCCATAGTCAGCGGCGTGATCAGCTTTTTTATGCTGGTTCTGGTTACTGTGTTTCCGCTTATTTATGATAAATCGTATGTTAATATTTTGGAGACCAAATACAAGTGCTTTTATATGAGCATTTTGGCGATGATCGTAGTATTATTGGTGTTGTCTATTGTTATGCTGGTTGTTGATCTGAATGAGTTTGGGGGGCAGCATGCTAAAATGCTGTTTTCTGCATTTGCGCCGAAAAATTGGAAGACAACTTTTCATGTAGCAGATGCAGCAGTACTCATATTTTGGGTCGTATGTTTGATTTCAACCCTTCAATCAGAGTATCTGTTTGAGGCGTTTTGGGGGAACGAGGGACGGTTTACGGGATTGTTCCTGATTACTCTGTACGTAGCAGCATATTTTATCATTAGCCGATTCTGGAAACTCAAAGGCTGGGTAGTTCAGGCGTTTCTGATAGCGGGATTGGTTGTATGTTATATTGGAATTACTGATTATTTTCAGCTGGATATCCTGCACTTCAGGGGAAAGATAAAACCGTCACAGTCTACGATATTTACGTCAACGATTGGCAACATCAATACATTTACAGCGTATGTGGCTTTGGTGATGGGAGCGGCGACTGCTTTATTTACTACAAGCAAAGGGTTGCTGAAATCCATTTGGTATTATTTGTGCATGGTTGTTGCATTCTTTGCGATAATTATGGGATGCAGTGATAATGCTTATTTGGCTATTGGTGCGCTATTTGCGTTTTTGCCATTTGTGTTGTTTAAAAGTAAAGATGGCGTTGTACGGTATTTGGTGGTCCTGGCGACGTTTGCTACGGTGATCCAGTGTATAGACTATATTAATCAGAAATTTGCTGAAATGGTAATAGGGCTTGATAGCTTGTTTAAAGTTTTGGTTAATTTTGGTGGGTTGGAGTTTGTTGTGATTGCATTGTGGGCGGTGACAGCTGGGGTATGGTTTGCATGTCGACTGATCAGCGTTGGCGGTATAAAGTTGGAAGACTTGGGAAATGTCAAAACTTCTGCAGGCCTTGACGATGAAAGGAAAGGCGGAAACAGCGGTGATTTCGGCAATCTTTTGGTCTATATATGGCTGGGGATTGTAATTGCAGGAGCGCTTGCCGTGTGTTTTGCACTGTATGATGCTAATGCACTTGGTAATAGCAGCCGATATGGAGGACTGGGGAAATATCTGGTGTTTAATGATCAATGGGGGACGAATCGAGGTTATATATGGAGGAAATCCATAGAATTATATAGAGATTTTCCTGTTATTCACAAATTATTTGGATATGGGCCGGATACGTTTGGTATATTGACAACCAGGTATATTATGCCGGAGATGAATGCGGTAACAGGTCAGACATTTGACAGCGCACATAATGAGTATTTACAGTTTTTAGTGACAATTGGTCCGTTTGGGCTGGTAGGTTATGTGGTATTTCTGGCAGGGTCTGTGTGGCAGATGGCGAAAGGGTGGCTGAAGAATCCATATGTGATTGGATGCATGATGGCGGTATTATGCTATGCGTTTCAGGCCCTGGTAAATCTAAATTTACCGATTGCGACGCCTCTTATGTGGCTGCTGTTGGCAGCAGGTGTGGGGGCAGCAAGATCTGTTGCACAAAAAGCGATGTAG
- a CDS encoding argininosuccinate lyase has product MRKQTKVVAVASAAALLAIGASMTSFAATGWVEEDGQWYFYDKDGNRVEDEWKKSGDNWYWMDSEDNGAMATDKLVEDDDNTYYVDSNGVMVKNTWVKVVNEDQDDDDDPAEYRYYYMQSNGKAYKGNGTSLNKKTIDGKQYAFDEEGQMLYGWVNSDGDMANGEDDWQNATYYFGGWEDGSMKTGWQKITVHDPDANKDDDYDYWFNFKSNGKKRTNNDSTGTEQTNKTWKSNGKYYHFDARGVMVYQWYGVDADASSSNASAANWAYFNSPEDGARQVKGWFKVVAPTEDNTFLEDDSDSFATADAGDESERWYYSNGYDEGLVAGEIKKIKGKYYGFWPEDGAKSGRMLTGLCALKMNGSEILEVIDDDMDSDGLDNFMDAYKNESQADTNVYLYYFGDDADTDGAMKTGNVSINLDGDSYQFMFKKSGGAESRGRGVNGVDDKKYIYKHGQKVKASSDEKYLVVVATSDINDENAKVIDYNGSDIRKDTTLDHGKIAAEDGKVRVTSGFATSDNGVYLVNTSGKIQTSTKSGIKDGDDWYWYLNDGDIIMYTDSKDFDETNFKGSGWKNFTSATVKNDAKYTAD; this is encoded by the coding sequence ATGAGAAAGCAGACAAAAGTAGTTGCAGTAGCATCTGCAGCAGCCCTGCTTGCCATCGGCGCTTCCATGACTTCCTTCGCAGCTACAGGCTGGGTTGAGGAAGATGGACAGTGGTATTTCTACGACAAAGATGGCAACAGAGTCGAGGACGAGTGGAAAAAGTCCGGCGATAACTGGTATTGGATGGACAGCGAAGACAACGGCGCTATGGCTACCGACAAGCTGGTCGAGGATGATGATAATACCTATTATGTAGACAGCAACGGTGTTATGGTTAAGAATACCTGGGTCAAAGTTGTAAACGAAGACCAGGATGATGACGATGATCCAGCTGAATATCGCTACTATTATATGCAGAGCAATGGTAAAGCATACAAAGGCAATGGTACTTCTTTAAACAAGAAGACTATCGATGGCAAGCAGTATGCATTTGACGAGGAAGGCCAGATGCTTTACGGCTGGGTCAACTCCGATGGTGATATGGCTAACGGTGAAGATGACTGGCAGAATGCTACCTACTACTTCGGTGGTTGGGAAGATGGTTCCATGAAGACCGGTTGGCAGAAGATCACCGTACATGATCCGGATGCTAACAAAGATGACGATTATGATTACTGGTTCAACTTCAAGTCCAATGGTAAAAAGCGTACCAACAATGACTCCACTGGAACTGAGCAGACCAACAAGACCTGGAAATCCAATGGCAAATACTATCACTTTGACGCACGTGGCGTAATGGTATATCAGTGGTATGGCGTAGATGCAGATGCATCTTCATCCAATGCTTCCGCAGCAAACTGGGCATACTTCAACAGCCCGGAAGATGGTGCACGTCAGGTTAAAGGCTGGTTCAAAGTAGTTGCTCCGACAGAGGATAACACCTTCTTAGAAGATGACTCCGATAGCTTCGCAACAGCCGATGCAGGTGACGAGTCTGAGAGATGGTATTACTCCAACGGTTATGACGAGGGTCTGGTTGCTGGCGAGATCAAGAAGATCAAAGGCAAATACTACGGCTTCTGGCCGGAGGATGGCGCAAAATCTGGTCGTATGCTGACTGGTCTGTGCGCACTTAAAATGAACGGTTCTGAAATCCTGGAAGTAATTGATGATGACATGGATTCTGACGGTTTGGATAACTTCATGGATGCTTACAAGAACGAGTCTCAGGCTGACACCAATGTTTATCTGTACTACTTCGGAGATGATGCTGATACTGACGGCGCAATGAAGACCGGTAACGTTAGCATCAACTTGGATGGCGATTCCTATCAGTTCATGTTCAAAAAATCCGGCGGCGCTGAGAGCAGAGGTCGTGGTGTGAACGGTGTTGATGATAAGAAGTACATTTACAAGCATGGCCAGAAAGTCAAAGCCAGCTCTGATGAGAAATATCTTGTTGTTGTTGCTACCAGTGACATTAATGATGAGAATGCAAAGGTTATTGATTACAACGGATCTGATATCAGAAAAGATACTACACTTGACCATGGTAAGATTGCTGCTGAAGACGGAAAAGTTAGAGTAACAAGCGGCTTTGCTACCTCTGACAACGGCGTTTACCTGGTAAACACCAGTGGTAAGATCCAGACATCAACCAAGTCCGGTATCAAGGACGGCGATGACTGGTACTGGTACCTGAATGATGGCGACATCATCATGTACACCGACAGCAAAGACTTTGATGAGACCAACTTCAAGGGCAGCGGCTGGAAGAATTTTACTTCTGCAACTGTAAAGAATGATGCAAAGTATACTGCAGATTAA
- a CDS encoding DUF234 domain-containing protein, whose translation MFSFWYRYIPANMFMIASEDFETLYDTCIKPTLSSFMGYIFEEMCKRYMQQQNRCGNASFKIQKLGRWWGIVLSVEEKWD comes from the coding sequence ATGTTCAGTTTCTGGTATAGATATATCCCTGCGAATATGTTTATGATTGCTTCGGAGGATTTTGAGACACTATATGATACTTGCATCAAACCGACACTCAGCAGTTTTATGGGATATATTTTTGAAGAGATGTGTAAACGGTATATGCAGCAACAAAATCGTTGTGGGAATGCCTCTTTTAAAATACAGAAATTGGGGCGTTGGTGGGGAATAGTCTTGTCCGTCGAAGAGAAATGGGATTGA